The following DNA comes from Rhodopseudomonas boonkerdii.
GATCACGGATTACGGCCGGAGGCTGCGCGTGAAGCTCGTGATGTAAAGCGCCTCGCAGCCTCGCTCGATCTGCCGCACAAAACCATGCGCTGGACTGGCGATAAGCCGAAAGCGGGGCTTGCCGCCGCGGCACGCGATGCGCGCTACGCTTTGCTCGCCCATGCTGCGCGCAAAGTCGGTGCGGTCCATGTGATGACCGCGCATACGCGGGACGATCAGGCCGAGACGGTTCTGATGCGGATGGCGCGCGGGAGCGGTCTGGCAGGTCTCGGCGCCATGAGCGTGGAAACCGAGCGCGACGGTATCCAGATTGTCCGCCCGCTTCTGCGGGTGTCCAAGGCGGCGCTGATCGCGACGCTCGATAAGGCCGGGATCGCCTATGCCGTCGATCCCACCAATACGGACCCGCATTTCACCCGCCCGCGGTTGCGCGCCCTGATGCCGGGTCTGGCTGCCGAAGGGCTGGGTCCACATACCCTGACACGCCTCGCCGCGCGAATGGCGCGGGCGGATGCTGCGCTCGAACTGATGGTGGACGGCGCAGAGCGCTTCCTTGCCCTTCGCAATCCCGGTCGTTCGCCCGAGGCGATCGATACTGTGGCCTTCATGGGGCTGGCCGAGGAAATTCGTGTCCGGCTCCTGCTGCGGATGATCAATGCGATCGGCCACGAAGGGCCCACCGAGCTCGGCAAGGTCGAAAGCCTGTCTCTGGCGATGGAACAAGCAATGCGGCCGGGCGGAAACGGTATTCTGCTGAAGCAGACCCTCGCTGGTGCCGTCATTTCGCTAACCCGCAACCGGCTGAAGATCACACCGGCGCCGCTTCGTCGCTCCATTGCACGGAAAAGGCCTTAACCACCTCCCGAAAAGAGGCCGTGCACCGCCATCATTTGAACCGGAAAAGCGCCTAGATGCGCTAAATAGTCCGTCCCAGTTCCCTTGGCAGCGGCCCCGGTCGCACTTAAATTGCAACCGACTGACCCAGGGTGATCGCCTTGTGGCGAATCAAGGGAAGAGAGCCGCGGATTTCAGCGGTGACGAAGGAAGATCGATGAACGCGAACCTGCGCAATTTCGCCCTCTGGGTCATTATCGTATTGTTGCTGCTGGCGCTGTTCACGCTCTTCCAGAATCCGGGTCAGCGCGCCGCCTCGCAGGACATTCCGTTCTCGCAGCTCCTGACCGATATCGATCAGAACCGGGTGCGCGACGTCGTCATTCAGGGGCCGGAGATCAACGGCACCTATACTAACGGTTCGACTTTCCACACCTACGCGCCGAGCGATCCGACGCTCATCAAGCGCCTGTATGACGCCAAGGTCTCGATCACCGCGAAGGCGCCGGGTGACAACGTGCCGTGGTTCGTCTCACTGCTCGTCTCGTGGCTGCCGTTCATTGCGTTGATCGGCGTCTGGATATTCCTGTCACGTCAGATGCAGGGCGGCGCCGGTAAGGCGATGGGATTTGGCAAGTCGCGCGCCAAGATGCTCACCGAGGCGCATGGCCGCGTGACCTTCGAGGACGTGGCAGGTGTCGACGAAGCCAAGCAGGATTTGCAGGAGATCGTCGAATTCCTCCGCGATCCCGGCAAGTTCCAGCGTCTCGGCGGACGCATTCCGCGCGGTGTGCTGCTGGTCGGCCCTCCCGGCACCGGCAAGACGCTGATCGCGCGCGCGGTCGCGGGCGAAGCCAATGTGCCGTTCTTCACCATTTCGGGTTCGGACTTCGTCGAAATGTTCGTCGGTGTTGGCGCCAGCCGCGTGCGCGACATGTTCGAGCAGGCTAAGAAGAACGCGCCTTGCATCATCTTCATCGATGAAATCGATGCGGTCGGTCGTCATCGTGGCGCCGGTCTCGGCGGCGGCAATGACGAGCGCGAGCAGACCCTCAACCAGTTGCTGGTGGAGATGGACGGCTTCGAGGCCAATGAGGGCGTAATCCTGATCGCCGCCACCAACCGTCCGGACGTGCTCGACCCCGCGCTGCTGCGTCCGGGCCGTTTCGACCGTCAGGTCGTGGTGCCCAACCCGGACGTCGTCGGTCGCGAACAGATCCTCAAGGTCCATGTCCGCAAGGTGCCGCTGGCGCCGGATATCAACCTCAAGACCATCGCCCGTGGCACGCCTGGCTTCTCCGGCGCGGACCTGATGAACCTTGTCAACGAAGCCGCGCTGACTGCCGCGCGTCGCAACAAGCGGATGGTGACCCAGGCCGAGTTCGAAGAGGCCAAGGACAAGGTCATGATGGGCGCCGAGCGCAAGTCGCTGGTGATGTCCGAGGAAGAGAAGATGCTGACGGCCTATCACGAAGGCGGCCATGCCATCGTCGGCCTCAACGTCCCCGCCACCGATCCGATCCACAAGGCGACGATCATTCCGCGCGGCCGTGCGCTGGGTATGGTCATGCAGCTGCCTGAGCGCGACAAGATGTCGATGTCACTGGAGCAGATGACGTCGCGCCTCGCCATCATGATGGGCGGCCGCGTTGCCGAGGAGTTGATCTTCGGTCGTAACAAGGTCACCTCCGGTGCATCGTCGGATATCGACCAGGCCACCCGTCTGGCGCGTATGATGGTGACCCGATGGGGCCTCTCGGAAGAGCTCGGCACGGTCTCCTATGGCGAGAACAATGACGAGGTCTTCCTCGGCATGCAGGTCAATCGCCAGCAGAACGTCTCCGAAGCGACGGCGCAGAAGATCGATCAGGAAGTGCGCCGCCTCGTCGAGGATGGCTACAAGGAAGCCACCCGTATCCTCACCGAAAAGCGCGACGATCTCGAAACCCTGTCCAAGGGGCTGCTCGAATACGAGACCCTGAGCGGCGACGAGATCAAGGATCTGCTTGAAGGCAAGAAGCCGAACCGCGAGTCGGTGTTGGAGCCGACCGGTCCGCGCACCTCCGCCGTGCCGCCCGCAGGCAAGCCGCGCCCACGCCCGGATTCGGGCATGGAGCCGCAGCCGCAGGCGTAACCGACAAGTCTGTTTGAAGAATAACACCGCCTCGGTTTCACTCCGAGGCGGTTTTTTATTGCAGCGATTCAGCGGTGTCCGGAATCGTTTGCCGGCTGCCTGTGAAATGCCGTTTCGATGCTTTTAGTCGTTAGCGCGAGATGAGCAGTTATGCGCGTGATGGCCAGATCGACGTCACGGGCCAGCACGGCTTCCATGAGTTCGCGGTGCTCGCGCTGCACGTCGCGTTCCCCTTTGTCAGCTATCAGTGCCAGATCGCGGTAGCGCTCGCTTTGCGTGAACAGCATCTCGCGCAACTTGAGCGACCATGGACTGTCGCAGGCGCTGGTCAGCATCCTGTGAAAATCAGCATGAGCAGCGAGCCAGCCATCGCTGAAACCAGGTCGTCCGTCCTTCGGATGCAGTTCGGTGCGAACAAGCCGATGATGGCTGGCGATGATGGCCGCCTCCCAGGCGGCGTCACCGCATGCGATGGCGCGCCGCAGACATCGTACCTCAATCTCAGTGCGCACCATCGTCAGATCCCGGAGGTCGGCCAGAGAGACTGGCGCAACGCGAAAGCCGCGTTGTGGCTCGGCAATGACGAGGCCTTCTGACGTCAGTCGCGACAAGGCCTCGCGGACGGCACCGATGCTGACCTGAAAGGCGAGGCCAAGTTCATTTATTTTGAGCCGCTCGTCCGGTCGCCGCCGGCCTGTCAGCAGATCGGAGCGCAACCGTTCGTAAATCGTATGAGTGGCGCTGGTGGACATGAAAGGCTCCCGAAGCGTTTGGAATCGTAAGCGAGAGCGTCTATAAAATCTACTTTCTAAGAAAAATATATTTTATGTTGCCAAGTTGGTGGGCAGCCTTAAGATTGCTGCCGGATCGCCTGCGCAAGACTTCCAACAAGGAGGCTTGGCTGATCCAGACCGCTCAACGCGGCGTCATCAAAAGAACCGGAGGGGACATCACATGCGACTGAAGTTCGGATCCAAAATCTTCGCGTTCGCGGCCATTGTCACTGTTGCGACGCCTTGTTTCGCGCAGAATTATCCCGGGGTGACAGCAACTGAAATCAGGATTGGCCAGACCATGCCTTATAGCGGTCCGGTCTCTGCTTTCGGTGTCTTGGGCAAGGGCGAAGTTGCTTATTTCAAGATGGTCAACGACCGCGGCGGCATCAACGGCCGCAAGGTCAACCTGATATCACTCGACGATAGCTACGTACCGCCGAAGACGGTGGAGCAAACGCGGCGACTGGTGGAAAACGACGAAGTCGCGCTGATCTTCTCCACCATGGGTACCGCGCACAACACCGCGATTGCCAAATATCTGCAGGGCAAGAAGATCCCGCAACTATTCATAGCCTCCGGCGCGTCGAAGTTCGGCGACATTGCACAATATCCTCAAGCGACAATGGGAGTGATGGCGCCATTCCGTTACGAGGCGCGGCTATATGCGCGCTACGCGCTGATGAAAAATCCCGAAGCGAAGTTCGCTATCCTCTCGCAGAATGACGACTTTGGCCGCGATTATCTCGCCGGTCTCAAGGATGTACTCGGTGACAAGTACGATCAGCGGGTAACAGCCGCGACCTATGAGATTACAGATCCGACGATTGACTCGCAGATTGTTAAACTCAAGGCGTCCGGTGCCGATACGCTTATCATCGCCGCGACGCCGAAATTCGCCGCGCAGGCAATCCGAAAAGCTCATGAGATCAGCTGGAAGCCGCTCACGTTTCTCACCAACGTCTCGGTCTGGATTTCGACAGTGATGGAGCCAGCCGGCCTCGATGCCGGGATCGGCATTATCTCATCGGCCTATGTCAAGGATCCAATGGATCCGGCCTGGAAAGACGATCCGGGTGCGCAGGAATGGCGGGCTTTCATGGCCAAGTATATGCCGGACGGCGATGTCCGCGATCAGAATTTTGTCAACGGCTTCAACAACGGCATGGCGCTTGAACACGTGCTGAGGGCATGCGGTGATGATCTGAGTACTGAGAACATTCTCAAGCAGGCGTTCAATATCAAGAATCTCGAGCTATCGATGTTGCTGCCCGGCATCAAGATCAACACCAGCCCGGTCGATCATCTGCCGGTCGAGCAGATGCAGTTCATGCGCTTTACCGGCAAGCAGTGGGAGCGTTTTGGAGAGCTGCAGTCCGGAAACTAGCACAGAGGCTGCAAAGCTTGACGTCACTTCGCCGAAGTACGGCATGCCCAGTGGCTGTTGAAAATTACTGAACGGCAGAAGGCTGAACCGCGATTCGGTGTTGGAGCTGTCGGGTCTGCGTAGGTCTGCAGTGCCGCTCCTCGGCAAGTCGCGCTCGCGTCCAGATTCCGATCCGGACGCGAGCCGCAGCCGTAACGCTCGCCTCACCGAACTACGAAATGCGGTCAAAAGGCCGCGTTTTTCGTTTCCGGGTAATGCGGTTCACTTAAACCTTCCTCAAACTTCCACCGGCACTGTCGCCTGCGTATTTCACCCGTCGCGGGGACCTCATGACGACGCCGTTGCATCTGACGCCTCCCGGCCGCGGACAGGTTCCGCCGGCGCTGGTGACGATGTGCGCGGTTCTCGCGATCCTGCAGATCGTCTTCTTCCCGCTCTATTACGGGCGCGGCTGGATCTTCGAAGACAACGGGCTTGGCTCGCCAACCGACTTCGTGAATGTCTGGTCCGCAGGCCGGCTGGCGCTCGAAGGTCATCCGGCCTGGGCCTATGACTGGGACATTCAGAAGAAGATCCAGGTCGCCGTGCTTGGCCGGACCTATCCCGGCAATTTTGCCTGGCACTATCCGCCGCCCTTCCTGTTCATTGCGGCAATACTCGCGAAGCTGTCATATCCCGTCGCCTTCATCGGATGGGCGTGTGTCAGCGCCATTCCCTATCTCGTCGCCATGCGCGCGATCGTCGGTCGTCCGTTCGGGCTGTTGCTCGCGCTCGGATTCCCTGTCGTCTTCACCAATGTGCTGGTCGGACAGAACGGTTTTCTCACTGCGGCGCTGATCGGTGGCATGCTGGTGCTGCTGCCGACGCGGCCGGTCCTTGCCGGCATCTGCCTCGGCCTGCTCAGCTACAAGCCGCAGTACGGCGTGTTGTTTCCGCTGGTGTTGATCGCTGCCGCGCAGTGGCGTGTTTTCGTCCCTGCCGCCGTCACCACCATTGCGCTGGTTCTCCTGTCATGGCTCGCCTTCGGCACCGAGAGCTGGCAGGCCTTCTTCAAATGGATGCCGATGTTCTCACAGGCCTTTCTTGTCGAGGGACGCGCGCCATGGGGCAAGATGCAGAGCTTGTTCGCATTGGTGCGCTATTTCGACGGCAGCGAAACGCTGGCATGGACGCTGCACTGGATGCTCGTCGCCGCCGTCGCGGTGTCGCTGATCCGGCTTTGGCGCAGCAATGAACGTTATGAATGGAAGGCGGCAGCCCTGGCCGTCGGCGCGGTGCTGGCGACGCCCTATCTGTTTCTCTACGACGTGATGGTGCTCGCCATCGCCATCGGCTTCATCGTCCGGGTGGGCTTGTCGGAGGGCTTTCTCCGCCACGAATTGCCGGTGCTTGGCCTCGCGATCGTCCTGCTTGTCGCTTATCAGTTCTTGGGCGCGGCACCGACCGGACTGGGGGCGTCGCTCCTGGTCGGCTGCTTGATCGCCGCCCGCATTGGCAATTCGTATCGAGCCGGATCCGGGGATGCGAGACCCTTCGAATCGTCCGGGGTTGCCCACGGCACTGGCGGTCCCGGCTGATTTCTTCGTGTACGACGCCCTTGGCGGCTTGACACGTCATGGCGGCTCACACCAAATGTAGGCGTTACGGTCCATCCTGTCGCAAGACTTGGTGGCTAAGAGGGAAGCTGGTGCGTTCCAATGGGAGCAAGGCCGGCGCTGCCCCCGCAACTGTAAGCAGAGAGTTTGTTTCGACCGCGTCACTGGGGCTTTTGCCCCGGGAAGACCGAAGCAAGCCGTGACCTGCGAGCCAGGAGACCTGCCGTGACACCAGAAACGTCCATGGGCGGGGTGTCCCAGCGGTCGCTTGCAGGCTTTGCCGCGCGTTCGCCTGGCATGATGCACGCACCATCGGCCCCAGCCCCCACAGCTACATGCATCTCACGGGGTCCTGCCGATGCCTTCCATGTCCCACGCTCTCTCCAACGGCCACGATCCGGTCGTGCTCGCTTCTTTGTCTGCCGAATCCAATATCGTCCCCGCGCGCGAGCCGGCGATGCAGATCATCCGCCGCAACGGCACTGTCTCGCCCTTCGATGCGGGCAAGATTTCGGTGGCGATGACCAAGGCTTTCCTCGCCGTCGAGGGCAACACGGCGGCGGCGTCGCGCCGTGTCCATGAAGCGGTGGAGCAACTCACCGGCGAAGTCGTGGCCGCGCTGACGCGCAGGATCGGTGAGGGCCGCACCTTCCATATCGAAGATGTGCAGGACCAGGTCGAACTCGCACTGATGCGGAGCGAGCATCACAAGGTCGCGCGTGCCTATGTGCTGTACCGCGAGGAGCGCGCCCGCCGCCGGGCGGAGGAGACAGCTGTGCAGTCCGTCCCGGTACCGAACATGCCTGCGCTTCACGTTACGCTCGCCGACGGCAGCCGCGTGCTGCTGGACGCGGCGCGTATTGCGCTGATCGTGAACGAAGCCTGTAGCGGCCTCGACGGTGTCGATCCGGCGCCGGTGCTCGAGGAAACCAAGCGCAATCTGTACGACGGCATCACGCTCGACGAGCTTGCGTTGGCCGGCATTATGGCTGCGCGCACTCTGGTTGAGCAGGAGCCGAACTACACCTATGTGAGCGCGCGTCTGCTGCTCGACAAGCTGCGCACCGAAGTGCTGTCTTATGTGCATGGCGTGCGGAGCTCGGCCTCGCAAGCCGATATGAGCACGCGTTATGCCGAATATTTCGGCGCCTATGTGAAGGTCGGCATCGAAGCCGAGCTGCTCGATCCTGAACTCGCGCGCTTCGATCTCAAGAAGATTGCCGCGGCGCTGAAGCCGGAGCGCGATCTTCAGTTCCAGTTTCTCGGGCTGCAAACGCTCTACGATCGCTATTTCCTGCATGTACAGGGCCATCGCATCGAACTGCCGCAGGCTTTCTTCATGCGTGTCGCCATGGGCCTTGCGCTGCGCGAGATCGACCGCGAAGCGCGCGCGATCGAGTTCTATAATCTGCTCTCATCCTTCGATTTCATGGCATCTACGCCGACGCTGTTCAATTCCGGCACGCTGCGCCCGCAGCTGTCGTCCTGCTTTCTCACCACTGTCGCCGACGATCTCGATGGCATCTTCAAGTCGGTGAAGGACAATGCGCTGCTGGCGAAATATTCCGGCGGCCTTGGCAACGACTGGACCCGCGTGCGCGGTCTCGGCGCGCACATCAAGGGCACCAATGGCGAAAGCCAGGGTGTGGTGCCCTTCCTGAAGGTCGCCAACGACACGGCTATCGCCGTCAATCAGGGCGGCAAGCGCAAGGGCGCAGTCTGCGCCTATCTCGAAACCTGGCACATCGACATCGAGGAGTTCCTCGATCTGCGCAAAAACACCGGCGACGATCGCCGCCGCACCCACGACATGAACACCGCCAACTGGGTGCCCGACCTGTTCATGCAGCGCGTCGAGCAGGATGGCGACTGGACACTGTTTTCGCCGGACGAAACGCCGGACCTGCACGATCTCTACGGCAAGCCGTTTGCCGAATGCTACGCAGCCTACGAAGCCAAGGCCGCGCGCGGCGAGATGCGCGTGTTCAAGACGGTGCGGGCCACCGATCTGTGGCGGCGCATGCTCACCATGCTTTTCGAGACCGGCCATCCCTGGATCACATTCAAGGATCCCTGCAACCTGCGTTCGCCGCAGCAGCATGCGGGTGTCATCCACTCGTCGAATCTCTGCACCGAGATCACGCTGAACACATCGGACGAGGAAGTTGCCGTCTGCAATCTCGGCTCTGTCAATCTGCTGCATCACGTCACTGCGGAAGGCATCGATCATGCGCGCCTGCAACGCACGGTGACGACGGCGATGCGCATGCTCGACAATGTCATCGACATCAATTTCTACACTATCCCGGAAGCGCGCCGCTCCAACCTCAAGCATCGCCCGGTCGGTCTCGGCTTGATGGGCCATCAGGACGCGCTGCATACGCTCGGCCTCGCAATGGCGTCCGATGCCGCGGTGCAGTTCGCCGATACCAGCATGGAGGCGATCGCCTATCATGCGATTTCGGCATCGGTGGATCTCGCTGCCGAGCGCGGTCGCTATCCATCCTTCGACGGCTCGCTGTGGAGTCGTGGCATTCTGCCGATCGACTCGATCGAGCTGGTGGCCGAAGCACGCGGTGGCCTCGATATGGATCGTTCATCCACGCTCGACTGGAGCAGCCTGCGCGAACGCGTGAAGGCGATCGGCATGCGCAATTCAAACGTGATGGCGATCGCGCCGACGGCGACGATCTCCAATATTTGCGGCGTCGCGCAGTCGATCGAGCCCGCCTATCAGAACCTCTATGTGAAATCGAACATGTCGGGCGACTTCACGGTGGTGAACGCGTTCCTGGTGCGCGATCTCAAGAAGCGCGGGCTGTGGGACGAGGTGATGGTCTCGGACCTGAAATATTTCGACGGCAGCGTCGGATCCATCGACCGGGTGCCGGGCGATCTCAAGGCGCTCTATGCGACCTCGTTCGAGATCGACAGTGCGTGGCTGATCGAGGCCGCGGCGCGTCGCCAGAAGTGGATCGATCAGGCGCAGTCGCTCAATCTCTACATCGCCAGTCCGTCGGGCAAGAAGCTGGATCAGCTCTATCGCATGGCTTGGATCAAGGGCCTGAAGACGACCTACTATCTGCGCTCGCGCAGCGCGACCCATGTGGAGAAGTCGACGCTCAAGGGCACCGACGGCAAGCTGAACGCTGTGTCCGCAACCTCCGCCAAGCCCGCAAGCGCACCGATCCTGGTGAAGTCGTCGGACGTCACTGCGCCGGATCTGTCGACCGTGATGGCCTGCTCGATCGACAATCCCGAATGCGAGGCGTGCCAGTAGGGCACGTCTCCACACACTCCTCCCTCATCCTGAGGAGCCGCGCAGCGGCGTCTCGAAGGATGCCCCACGCTCCATGGTTCGAGACGCCCGCCAAGCGGCGGGCTCCTCACCATGAGGGCTGAGATTGATATTGAGAAAGAACACCCCATGCTTGACTGGTCCGATACCACCGCCGCCGCCAAGACACTCGCATTCATCCCATTGCCGGAAGGTCCGATCGATCAGACCGGCCTCGGCGAAATCGACCGCTCCGGCGGCCGTGTCTCCGTCGACGAAAAGCGGATGATCAACTGCCGCGCAGACGTCAATCAGCTCCTGCCGCTCAAATACAAATGGGCGTGGGAGAAATATCTGGCCGGCTGCAACAATCACTGGATGCCTACGGAGGTCTCCATGCAGGCCGACATCGCCCTGTGGAAGTCGCGTGACGGCCTCACCGAGGACGAGCGCCGCGCCATCAAGCGCAATCTCGGCTTCTTCGCGGCGTCGGAATCGCTGGTCGCCAACAACATCGTGCTGGCGATCTATCGCCATCTCACCAATCCCGAATGCCGGCAGTATCTGCTGCGCCAGGCTTTTGAGGAGGCCGTACATACGCACACCTTCCAATACGTTGTCGAAAGCCTGGGCCTCGACGAAGGGGAGCTGTTCAACATGTATCGGGAAGTGCCGTCGATCACCGACAAGGCGGCCTGGGCGCTGAAGCACACACAGCATCTCGACGATCCCGATTTCAGGACCGGGACGCCGGCGAACGATCAGGCTTTCGTCCGCGATCTCGTCGCGTTCTACGTCATCTTCGAAGGCATGTGGTTTTATACCGGCTTCGCGCAGATCCTCTCGCTCGGCCGACGTAACA
Coding sequences within:
- the tilS gene encoding tRNA lysidine(34) synthetase TilS yields the protein MADDDHLPISAQQAKQLFARWASAPVLILAVSGGPDSIALMWLAARWRRSLKRGPGLTVVTIDHGLRPEAAREARDVKRLAASLDLPHKTMRWTGDKPKAGLAAAARDARYALLAHAARKVGAVHVMTAHTRDDQAETVLMRMARGSGLAGLGAMSVETERDGIQIVRPLLRVSKAALIATLDKAGIAYAVDPTNTDPHFTRPRLRALMPGLAAEGLGPHTLTRLAARMARADAALELMVDGAERFLALRNPGRSPEAIDTVAFMGLAEEIRVRLLLRMINAIGHEGPTELGKVESLSLAMEQAMRPGGNGILLKQTLAGAVISLTRNRLKITPAPLRRSIARKRP
- the ftsH gene encoding ATP-dependent zinc metalloprotease FtsH, which translates into the protein MNANLRNFALWVIIVLLLLALFTLFQNPGQRAASQDIPFSQLLTDIDQNRVRDVVIQGPEINGTYTNGSTFHTYAPSDPTLIKRLYDAKVSITAKAPGDNVPWFVSLLVSWLPFIALIGVWIFLSRQMQGGAGKAMGFGKSRAKMLTEAHGRVTFEDVAGVDEAKQDLQEIVEFLRDPGKFQRLGGRIPRGVLLVGPPGTGKTLIARAVAGEANVPFFTISGSDFVEMFVGVGASRVRDMFEQAKKNAPCIIFIDEIDAVGRHRGAGLGGGNDEREQTLNQLLVEMDGFEANEGVILIAATNRPDVLDPALLRPGRFDRQVVVPNPDVVGREQILKVHVRKVPLAPDINLKTIARGTPGFSGADLMNLVNEAALTAARRNKRMVTQAEFEEAKDKVMMGAERKSLVMSEEEKMLTAYHEGGHAIVGLNVPATDPIHKATIIPRGRALGMVMQLPERDKMSMSLEQMTSRLAIMMGGRVAEELIFGRNKVTSGASSDIDQATRLARMMVTRWGLSEELGTVSYGENNDEVFLGMQVNRQQNVSEATAQKIDQEVRRLVEDGYKEATRILTEKRDDLETLSKGLLEYETLSGDEIKDLLEGKKPNRESVLEPTGPRTSAVPPAGKPRPRPDSGMEPQPQA
- a CDS encoding GntR family transcriptional regulator; amino-acid sequence: MSTSATHTIYERLRSDLLTGRRRPDERLKINELGLAFQVSIGAVREALSRLTSEGLVIAEPQRGFRVAPVSLADLRDLTMVRTEIEVRCLRRAIACGDAAWEAAIIASHHRLVRTELHPKDGRPGFSDGWLAAHADFHRMLTSACDSPWSLKLREMLFTQSERYRDLALIADKGERDVQREHRELMEAVLARDVDLAITRITAHLALTTKSIETAFHRQPANDSGHR
- a CDS encoding ABC transporter substrate-binding protein; translation: MRLKFGSKIFAFAAIVTVATPCFAQNYPGVTATEIRIGQTMPYSGPVSAFGVLGKGEVAYFKMVNDRGGINGRKVNLISLDDSYVPPKTVEQTRRLVENDEVALIFSTMGTAHNTAIAKYLQGKKIPQLFIASGASKFGDIAQYPQATMGVMAPFRYEARLYARYALMKNPEAKFAILSQNDDFGRDYLAGLKDVLGDKYDQRVTAATYEITDPTIDSQIVKLKASGADTLIIAATPKFAAQAIRKAHEISWKPLTFLTNVSVWISTVMEPAGLDAGIGIISSAYVKDPMDPAWKDDPGAQEWRAFMAKYMPDGDVRDQNFVNGFNNGMALEHVLRACGDDLSTENILKQAFNIKNLELSMLLPGIKINTSPVDHLPVEQMQFMRFTGKQWERFGELQSGN
- a CDS encoding glycosyltransferase family 87 protein yields the protein MTTPLHLTPPGRGQVPPALVTMCAVLAILQIVFFPLYYGRGWIFEDNGLGSPTDFVNVWSAGRLALEGHPAWAYDWDIQKKIQVAVLGRTYPGNFAWHYPPPFLFIAAILAKLSYPVAFIGWACVSAIPYLVAMRAIVGRPFGLLLALGFPVVFTNVLVGQNGFLTAALIGGMLVLLPTRPVLAGICLGLLSYKPQYGVLFPLVLIAAAQWRVFVPAAVTTIALVLLSWLAFGTESWQAFFKWMPMFSQAFLVEGRAPWGKMQSLFALVRYFDGSETLAWTLHWMLVAAVAVSLIRLWRSNERYEWKAAALAVGAVLATPYLFLYDVMVLAIAIGFIVRVGLSEGFLRHELPVLGLAIVLLVAYQFLGAAPTGLGASLLVGCLIAARIGNSYRAGSGDARPFESSGVAHGTGGPG
- a CDS encoding ribonucleoside-diphosphate reductase subunit alpha; this encodes MSHALSNGHDPVVLASLSAESNIVPAREPAMQIIRRNGTVSPFDAGKISVAMTKAFLAVEGNTAAASRRVHEAVEQLTGEVVAALTRRIGEGRTFHIEDVQDQVELALMRSEHHKVARAYVLYREERARRRAEETAVQSVPVPNMPALHVTLADGSRVLLDAARIALIVNEACSGLDGVDPAPVLEETKRNLYDGITLDELALAGIMAARTLVEQEPNYTYVSARLLLDKLRTEVLSYVHGVRSSASQADMSTRYAEYFGAYVKVGIEAELLDPELARFDLKKIAAALKPERDLQFQFLGLQTLYDRYFLHVQGHRIELPQAFFMRVAMGLALREIDREARAIEFYNLLSSFDFMASTPTLFNSGTLRPQLSSCFLTTVADDLDGIFKSVKDNALLAKYSGGLGNDWTRVRGLGAHIKGTNGESQGVVPFLKVANDTAIAVNQGGKRKGAVCAYLETWHIDIEEFLDLRKNTGDDRRRTHDMNTANWVPDLFMQRVEQDGDWTLFSPDETPDLHDLYGKPFAECYAAYEAKAARGEMRVFKTVRATDLWRRMLTMLFETGHPWITFKDPCNLRSPQQHAGVIHSSNLCTEITLNTSDEEVAVCNLGSVNLLHHVTAEGIDHARLQRTVTTAMRMLDNVIDINFYTIPEARRSNLKHRPVGLGLMGHQDALHTLGLAMASDAAVQFADTSMEAIAYHAISASVDLAAERGRYPSFDGSLWSRGILPIDSIELVAEARGGLDMDRSSTLDWSSLRERVKAIGMRNSNVMAIAPTATISNICGVAQSIEPAYQNLYVKSNMSGDFTVVNAFLVRDLKKRGLWDEVMVSDLKYFDGSVGSIDRVPGDLKALYATSFEIDSAWLIEAAARRQKWIDQAQSLNLYIASPSGKKLDQLYRMAWIKGLKTTYYLRSRSATHVEKSTLKGTDGKLNAVSATSAKPASAPILVKSSDVTAPDLSTVMACSIDNPECEACQ
- a CDS encoding ribonucleotide-diphosphate reductase subunit beta, whose translation is MLDWSDTTAAAKTLAFIPLPEGPIDQTGLGEIDRSGGRVSVDEKRMINCRADVNQLLPLKYKWAWEKYLAGCNNHWMPTEVSMQADIALWKSRDGLTEDERRAIKRNLGFFAASESLVANNIVLAIYRHLTNPECRQYLLRQAFEEAVHTHTFQYVVESLGLDEGELFNMYREVPSITDKAAWALKHTQHLDDPDFRTGTPANDQAFVRDLVAFYVIFEGMWFYTGFAQILSLGRRNKMVGIAEQYQYILRDESIHLNFGIDVINQIKIENPHLWTKQFQDEIRTMIREAAELEAAYGRDTMPRGFLGLNSTLCETYMHFIANRRCAQLGLGPVFAETDNPFPWMSEAMDLKKEKNFFETRVIEYQNGGALSWE